A genome region from Nicotiana tabacum cultivar K326 chromosome 13, ASM71507v2, whole genome shotgun sequence includes the following:
- the LOC107795825 gene encoding protein DETOXIFICATION 27-like isoform X3, with translation MASALETLCGQAFGAKKYYMLGVYLQRSWIVLFLCCIIMMPLFLFATPVLKFLGQPEDVAELSGVVVLAFIPLHFCFAFQFPLQRFLQSQLKNNVIAWANFVAFIFHVLISWLIVYKFHLGIIGTTLTLNISWWLVMLMLFGYTVFGGCPLSWTGFSMEAFSGLWDFFKLSVSSGIMLWYYSLSQVSSLLFEGLRSRVRAVETTSCRNVCLENWYYRVLIVMTGNLENAKIAVDALSICMNINGWELMIPLGFFAGTGVRVANELGAGNGKGAKFATAVAVTQSIVIGLFFWILIIFFHNELALIFSTSQPVLEAVHKLSILLAFTVLLNSVQPILSGVAVGSGWQAYVAYINLGCYYLLGVPLGFIMGWGFHYGVMGIWAGMIFGGTAVQTLILAIITIRCDWNKEAEKASTHVKKWEDVGHLTS, from the exons ATGGCAAGTGCATTGGAAACATTATGTGGACAAGCATTTGGTGCAAAAAAATACTACATGTTAGGAGTATATTTGCAACGTTCTTGGATAGTACTCTTCTTATGTTGTATTATAATGATGCCTTTATTTCTCTTCGCAACGCCAGTTTTGAAATTTCTTGGGCAACCAGAAGATGTAGCTGAGCTCTCTGGAGTTGTAGTTTTGGCCTTTATTCCACTCCACTTTTGCTTTGCATTTCAATTTCCACTGCAGAGGTTTTTACAAAGCCAATTGAAGAATAATGTGATAGCTTGGGCAAATTTTGTGGCATTCATTTTTCATGTGTTGATAAGTTGGCTGATTGTGTACAAGTTTCATTTGGGTATTATTGGGACAACACTTACTTTGAATATCTCTTGGTGGTTGGTTATGTTGATGTTGTTTGGTTATACTGTTTTTGGTGGCTGTCCTCTTTCTTGGACTGGTTTTAGTATGGAAGCTTTCTCTGGTCTTTGGGATTTTTTCAAGCTCTCTGTCTCTTCTGGAATCATGCTCTGGTATTATTCTCTATCTCAAGTTTCTAGTCTTTTGTTTGAGGGACtaaggtcacgggttcgagctgtggaaacaacctcttgcagaaatgtatg CTTGGAGAACTGGTATTACAGGGTGCTAATTGTGATGACTGGTAATTTGGAAAATGCTAAAATTGCTGTGGACGCATTATCCATTTG CATGAATATCAATGGTTGGGAACTGATGATTCCTCTTGGATTCTTTGCTGGAACTGG AGTAAGGGTAGCAAATGAGTTGGGAGCTGGAAATGGAAAAGGAGCCAAGTTTGCAACAGCAGTAGCAGTTACACAATCAATAGTGATTGGTttatttttctggattttgatCATATTTTTCCACAATGAACTTGCTCTTATTTTCTCCACTAGCCAACCTGTCCTTGAAGCTGTTCATAAACTCTCTATCCTCTTAGCCTTCACTGTTCTCCTCAACAGCGTTCAGCCCATTCTCTCGG GGGTTGCTGTTGGATCTGGATGGCAAGCATATGTTGCATATATAAATTTGGGTTGCTATTATTTACTTGGAGTCCCTCTTGGCTTCATAATGGGATGGGGTTTCCACTATGGTGTCATG GGCATCTGGGCTGGAATGATCTTTGGTGGAACTGCAGTTCAGACTTTGATTTTGGCTATAATCACAATAAGATGTGATTGGAATAAAGAG GCAGAGAAGGCCTCTACACATGTAAAGAAATGGGAAGACGTTGGTCACTTAACCTCGTAG
- the LOC107795825 gene encoding protein DETOXIFICATION 27-like isoform X4 encodes MSIASNVVLGFDFGLMLGMASALETLCGQAFGAKKYYMLGVYLQRSWIVLFLCCIIMMPLFLFATPVLKFLGQPEDVAELSGVVVLAFIPLHFCFAFQFPLQRFLQSQLKNNVIAWANFVAFIFHVLISWLIVYKFHLGIIGTTLTLNISWWLVMLMLFGYTVFGGCPLSWTGFSMEAFSGLWDFFKLSVSSGIMLCLENWYYRVLIVMTGNLENAKIAVDALSICMNINGWELMIPLGFFAGTGVRVANELGAGNGKGAKFATAVAVTQSIVIGLFFWILIIFFHNELALIFSTSQPVLEAVHKLSILLAFTVLLNSVQPILSGVAVGSGWQAYVAYINLGCYYLLGVPLGFIMGWGFHYGVMGIWAGMIFGGTAVQTLILAIITIRCDWNKEAEKASTHVKKWEDVGHLTS; translated from the exons CTAGGAATGGCAAGTGCATTGGAAACATTATGTGGACAAGCATTTGGTGCAAAAAAATACTACATGTTAGGAGTATATTTGCAACGTTCTTGGATAGTACTCTTCTTATGTTGTATTATAATGATGCCTTTATTTCTCTTCGCAACGCCAGTTTTGAAATTTCTTGGGCAACCAGAAGATGTAGCTGAGCTCTCTGGAGTTGTAGTTTTGGCCTTTATTCCACTCCACTTTTGCTTTGCATTTCAATTTCCACTGCAGAGGTTTTTACAAAGCCAATTGAAGAATAATGTGATAGCTTGGGCAAATTTTGTGGCATTCATTTTTCATGTGTTGATAAGTTGGCTGATTGTGTACAAGTTTCATTTGGGTATTATTGGGACAACACTTACTTTGAATATCTCTTGGTGGTTGGTTATGTTGATGTTGTTTGGTTATACTGTTTTTGGTGGCTGTCCTCTTTCTTGGACTGGTTTTAGTATGGAAGCTTTCTCTGGTCTTTGGGATTTTTTCAAGCTCTCTGTCTCTTCTGGAATCATGCTCTG CTTGGAGAACTGGTATTACAGGGTGCTAATTGTGATGACTGGTAATTTGGAAAATGCTAAAATTGCTGTGGACGCATTATCCATTTG CATGAATATCAATGGTTGGGAACTGATGATTCCTCTTGGATTCTTTGCTGGAACTGG AGTAAGGGTAGCAAATGAGTTGGGAGCTGGAAATGGAAAAGGAGCCAAGTTTGCAACAGCAGTAGCAGTTACACAATCAATAGTGATTGGTttatttttctggattttgatCATATTTTTCCACAATGAACTTGCTCTTATTTTCTCCACTAGCCAACCTGTCCTTGAAGCTGTTCATAAACTCTCTATCCTCTTAGCCTTCACTGTTCTCCTCAACAGCGTTCAGCCCATTCTCTCGG GGGTTGCTGTTGGATCTGGATGGCAAGCATATGTTGCATATATAAATTTGGGTTGCTATTATTTACTTGGAGTCCCTCTTGGCTTCATAATGGGATGGGGTTTCCACTATGGTGTCATG GGCATCTGGGCTGGAATGATCTTTGGTGGAACTGCAGTTCAGACTTTGATTTTGGCTATAATCACAATAAGATGTGATTGGAATAAAGAG GCAGAGAAGGCCTCTACACATGTAAAGAAATGGGAAGACGTTGGTCACTTAACCTCGTAG